A single Filimonas effusa DNA region contains:
- a CDS encoding efflux RND transporter periplasmic adaptor subunit, producing MKQSYKKIYTTFPVVITALAFMATGCKGKPEPEVKNSGFVLSDTMAKMIALDTVRTAAIDNQLTLSGEISFNENNVIKLFPRSSGQVTESRVTVGDKVSKGQTLAVIRSADVAGNYSDLSGAEADVAIAQRQLDNTGSLYKSGIASEKDYAEAKQNLLKAQAAKEKIQSLLSINGAGSKPGGVYTVTSPIDGYIVEKKINAGSFIRPDMGDNLFTISDLKNVWVWANVFETDIPRIKTGSSVQVSTLAYPGKVFNGKVDQISEVLDPTNKAMRVRVSLDNSGLLLKPEMFAKVQVSDVQQQTAICIPTRALISEDGKDFVIVYKDNSHMSIAEVKIMKTLGDITYLYEGVNPGQLLVVKNQLLLFQQLLND from the coding sequence ATGAAACAATCATACAAAAAGATATATACCACCTTTCCTGTTGTAATCACTGCGCTGGCGTTCATGGCAACCGGCTGTAAGGGTAAACCGGAGCCTGAAGTAAAAAACAGCGGGTTTGTATTAAGTGATACCATGGCCAAGATGATTGCGCTTGATACGGTGCGAACGGCGGCAATCGACAACCAGCTTACACTTAGCGGGGAGATCAGCTTTAATGAAAACAATGTCATCAAGTTATTTCCGAGGAGCAGCGGCCAGGTAACGGAAAGCAGGGTAACCGTAGGTGATAAGGTAAGCAAAGGCCAAACGCTGGCGGTTATACGCAGCGCCGATGTTGCCGGCAACTACTCCGACCTGTCGGGCGCTGAAGCCGATGTTGCTATTGCGCAAAGGCAATTAGACAATACGGGCAGCCTGTACAAAAGTGGTATTGCCAGTGAGAAGGATTATGCCGAAGCAAAACAAAACCTGTTGAAAGCACAGGCAGCAAAGGAAAAGATACAGTCACTGTTATCGATCAATGGCGCCGGAAGCAAGCCAGGCGGGGTTTATACCGTTACCTCTCCTATCGATGGTTATATTGTAGAAAAGAAGATCAATGCCGGCAGTTTCATACGTCCCGATATGGGCGACAACCTGTTCACTATCTCCGATCTCAAAAATGTATGGGTATGGGCCAATGTATTTGAAACCGATATTCCCCGTATTAAAACGGGATCGAGTGTACAGGTGAGCACACTGGCGTACCCGGGAAAAGTATTTAACGGAAAAGTAGACCAGATAAGCGAAGTGCTGGACCCTACGAATAAGGCCATGCGTGTGCGTGTGAGCTTAGACAACAGCGGGCTGCTGTTGAAGCCCGAGATGTTTGCCAAGGTGCAGGTATCGGATGTGCAGCAGCAAACAGCCATATGCATACCCACCAGGGCATTGATCTCTGAAGATGGAAAAGACTTTGTGATCGTTTACAAAGACAACAGCCATATGAGCATAGCGGAGGTAAAGATCATGAAAACGCTGGGCGACATCACTTATCTGTATGAAGGAGTTAATCCCGGGCAGTTGCTGGTAGTAAAGAACCAGCTGCTGTTATTCCAGCAATTACTGAACGATTAA
- a CDS encoding TolC family protein produces the protein MKRLYPAWGVAALVSILLLQSKAHAQVSSYTDTLRLSLPDAEKRFIDSNLQLLAAHYDVDAQKALIKQAGLWDNPVLSTDHMITADNKWFPYGKTTSDGAPLSQYAIQLEQLIYTAGKRGKQINMAVTNGRISELQLQDLLRNLRYQLHAGYYMVAKQIAYRQIYQEQLAQLQKLSSGMKTQLEAGNIARKDYLRIQALVLSLQQDMAELDRDIADTQTDLRVLLQVKDGSFILPATNATALFAGVNASMPEQIDAVIASGEQNNPYYQLQQAQVLYQQQNLAYQKALRVPDVTVQTNFDKNSNVAINYWGVGFSVPLPLFNRNQGNIKSAEATIKQQQALTQDAATSLRQDIRNAYQKLAIALQQHNSSREQFYEDYRGMQENMVKSYALKQVGLPEFIDFFTDFTTSQQRLIAQQLNLALAKEQLNYAVGTDVVK, from the coding sequence ATGAAAAGGCTTTATCCTGCATGGGGCGTAGCGGCACTGGTTTCAATACTGCTGTTACAGTCGAAGGCTCATGCACAAGTAAGTAGTTACACCGACACGTTGCGGCTGTCGTTACCGGATGCGGAAAAACGTTTTATAGACAGCAACCTGCAACTGCTCGCAGCTCACTATGATGTAGACGCCCAAAAGGCATTGATCAAACAGGCCGGTTTATGGGATAACCCTGTGTTGAGCACGGATCATATGATCACGGCAGATAACAAATGGTTTCCTTATGGCAAAACGACATCGGACGGCGCTCCCCTATCGCAATATGCCATTCAGCTGGAGCAGCTTATTTATACTGCCGGCAAACGCGGCAAGCAAATAAATATGGCTGTCACCAATGGCAGGATCAGTGAATTACAGCTGCAGGACCTGCTTCGTAATCTTCGTTACCAGCTGCATGCGGGTTATTATATGGTAGCCAAGCAAATAGCTTACCGCCAGATATACCAGGAGCAACTGGCACAGCTGCAAAAGCTTTCCAGCGGCATGAAAACCCAGCTGGAAGCGGGTAATATTGCCCGCAAGGATTACCTGCGGATACAGGCGCTGGTGTTATCGCTGCAACAGGATATGGCGGAGCTGGACAGGGATATAGCGGATACACAGACCGACCTGCGGGTATTGTTACAGGTAAAGGATGGCAGCTTTATATTACCTGCCACCAATGCAACGGCTTTATTTGCCGGGGTTAACGCATCGATGCCTGAACAGATAGATGCCGTGATTGCCAGCGGGGAACAAAACAATCCTTATTACCAGTTGCAGCAGGCGCAGGTGCTTTACCAGCAGCAAAACCTGGCTTACCAGAAAGCGTTGCGGGTGCCCGATGTTACGGTTCAAACCAATTTTGACAAGAACTCGAATGTTGCCATCAATTACTGGGGCGTAGGGTTTTCGGTACCGCTGCCGCTGTTTAACCGGAACCAGGGGAATATAAAGAGCGCCGAGGCTACTATTAAACAGCAGCAGGCGCTTACACAGGATGCCGCTACGAGCTTACGCCAGGATATCCGTAATGCCTACCAGAAGCTGGCTATTGCGCTGCAACAGCATAACAGCAGTCGCGAGCAGTTTTATGAAGATTATCGTGGTATGCAGGAAAACATGGTTAAAAGCTATGCTTTAAAGCAGGTGGGTTTACCTGAATTCATAGACTTTTTTACAGATTTCACCACATCGCAGCAAAGGTTGATTGCACAACAGCTAAACCTGGCTTTGGCCAAGGAGCAGCTGAATTATGCCGTAGGTACAGATGTCGTGAAATAA
- the secDF gene encoding protein translocase subunit SecDF, giving the protein MQLKGLVRFFTIALILICLYQLSFTWFVRSHESKMEEKAEKWLKAHYATPEQKYPGDKALQAAYADTLKEARKNQVKHLLDSTKDAKVGPFGVVSYKSAKESELKLGLDLQGGMSVTMAVGLDGLIHSLANNTKDAAFNNAMKAAVDRKANSGADLITLFNEEFKKANPTAKLAPYFSARSNGKIKFDASDAIVIGYLREEAGKAFNNTYRILRTRIDRFGVASPTINPDPAKGIITIELAGVNDPERVRHYLQSTANLQFFEVYNISEVGEAVVGAEKALSAYLKGTTSTDSLLAKPAADSAATTAAPAHDTTTTGTLSDLSGGAKTATAKGDVDSAKLRALEYPLSSLIGFSQGQRGQNGQVQYPANLGYVQVKDTAQVNEYLKMNVVRSRFPSNLTFMYGKVDESDPKFSNIIPLYAIRTKDNGSAELEGENVSEARQDFDDKGRIAIKMGMDPIGTKIWAKMTEKNIGKPIAIVLDNIVYSAPFVNSVIPNGQSEISGNYSLVEAQDMADILQSGKLPAPAKIVQEQIVGPTLGSSAVKGGMLSFGLSFLVIFALMLVYYNTAGLIANIALILNLLFTIGVLSSMGFTLTAPGIAGLVLTIGMAVDTNVLIFERIKEELTRGKSYMTAVNDGYKRSYAPVLDGHITSLLTAVILAYFGLGPVLGFATTQIIGLLLSLFCGILVSRVISDIYTNKQRHFNYFTGISQKVFKHAAYKFVEYRKAAYAISVVVLILGVSALFYGFDYGVEFEGGRSYTIVFDKAPDQQAVSDDLKAVFGEYPVIKTVDKPTQLNITTAYKIHETGNNVDSLVEETLYTGLQKHLPAGTSYKVFSSKYKQSSQTVLPTISDDLKKGATKATVLALIVICFYIFIRFRDWRYSVGTIVSLLHDVFVTLAVFSFLRKVVPFPLEIDQHFIAAILTVIGFSMNDTVIVYDRIREDTKLMKGESKINIINRAINQTLSRTVMTSLTVFLTILILFIFGGEVTRGFAFAMLIGVVTGTYSSIFVAAPILLDLGKKDKPLGGDIEDVKK; this is encoded by the coding sequence ATGCAACTGAAAGGTTTGGTGCGTTTCTTTACGATTGCGCTGATTTTAATTTGTCTCTACCAACTGTCTTTTACCTGGTTTGTACGCAGCCACGAAAGCAAGATGGAAGAAAAAGCAGAGAAGTGGCTGAAGGCACATTATGCTACGCCTGAACAGAAGTACCCCGGCGACAAAGCACTGCAGGCTGCTTATGCAGATACATTAAAAGAAGCCCGGAAGAATCAAGTAAAACATCTGCTCGATAGCACAAAAGATGCTAAGGTCGGGCCATTTGGCGTTGTCAGCTACAAGAGCGCCAAAGAAAGCGAGTTAAAGCTGGGCCTTGATCTGCAAGGCGGTATGAGCGTAACCATGGCTGTTGGCCTGGATGGATTGATCCATTCCCTGGCAAACAACACCAAGGACGCGGCTTTTAACAACGCAATGAAAGCAGCAGTTGATCGGAAAGCCAACAGTGGCGCCGATCTTATCACGCTTTTCAATGAAGAGTTCAAGAAAGCCAACCCTACAGCCAAGCTGGCGCCTTATTTCTCGGCACGCAGCAATGGAAAGATCAAATTTGATGCTTCTGACGCTATCGTTATCGGTTATCTCCGTGAAGAAGCCGGCAAAGCCTTCAACAATACTTACCGTATTTTACGTACGAGGATAGACCGTTTTGGTGTAGCCTCTCCTACCATTAACCCCGATCCTGCCAAAGGTATCATTACCATTGAGCTGGCCGGTGTGAACGACCCGGAACGTGTACGTCACTACCTGCAGTCTACTGCCAACCTCCAGTTCTTCGAAGTATATAATATCAGCGAAGTAGGTGAGGCGGTTGTTGGTGCAGAAAAAGCTTTATCAGCTTATCTGAAAGGAACAACAAGCACCGACAGCCTGCTGGCCAAACCAGCTGCCGACAGTGCTGCTACTACAGCTGCTCCTGCTCATGATACCACCACTACCGGTACACTTTCTGATCTGAGCGGCGGCGCCAAAACAGCTACTGCCAAAGGAGATGTCGATTCTGCGAAGCTGAGAGCGCTTGAATATCCTTTGAGCAGCCTTATTGGTTTCTCACAGGGTCAGCGCGGACAAAACGGCCAGGTACAATATCCTGCCAACCTGGGTTATGTACAGGTAAAAGATACGGCACAGGTTAATGAATACCTGAAGATGAATGTTGTTCGCAGCCGTTTCCCTTCCAACCTGACCTTCATGTATGGAAAGGTAGACGAAAGCGATCCTAAGTTCAGCAATATCATTCCTTTGTATGCCATCCGCACAAAAGACAACGGTTCTGCTGAACTGGAAGGTGAAAATGTAAGTGAAGCACGCCAGGATTTTGACGATAAAGGCCGTATTGCCATCAAAATGGGTATGGACCCTATCGGTACCAAGATCTGGGCTAAAATGACGGAAAAGAACATAGGCAAGCCTATTGCCATCGTTCTTGACAATATCGTTTACAGTGCCCCTTTCGTGAATAGTGTGATCCCTAACGGACAATCTGAGATCTCAGGTAACTATTCGCTTGTTGAAGCACAGGATATGGCAGATATCCTCCAATCCGGTAAACTGCCTGCTCCTGCGAAAATTGTACAGGAACAAATTGTAGGGCCTACCCTGGGTAGTTCTGCTGTAAAAGGCGGTATGCTTTCTTTTGGCCTGTCGTTCCTGGTGATCTTTGCACTGATGCTGGTTTATTATAACACAGCCGGTTTGATCGCCAATATTGCCCTGATACTTAACCTGCTGTTCACAATAGGTGTACTTAGCTCAATGGGCTTTACGCTTACGGCTCCCGGTATAGCAGGTCTGGTTCTTACTATTGGTATGGCGGTTGATACCAACGTACTGATCTTTGAAAGGATCAAAGAAGAGTTAACCAGGGGTAAAAGCTATATGACTGCGGTGAACGACGGTTACAAGCGTTCTTATGCGCCTGTACTGGACGGACACATCACTTCATTGCTGACGGCTGTAATCCTTGCTTATTTCGGCCTGGGTCCTGTATTAGGCTTTGCTACTACACAAATCATAGGTCTCCTGTTGTCTTTGTTCTGCGGTATCCTGGTATCACGTGTGATCTCAGATATTTATACCAACAAACAGCGCCACTTCAATTATTTCACCGGTATAAGCCAGAAAGTGTTCAAACACGCTGCTTACAAATTCGTGGAATACCGTAAAGCAGCTTACGCGATCTCTGTGGTAGTACTGATACTGGGTGTAAGCGCCCTGTTCTATGGATTCGACTACGGCGTTGAATTTGAAGGCGGACGCAGCTATACTATTGTATTTGATAAAGCTCCGGACCAACAAGCTGTATCCGATGATCTGAAGGCGGTGTTTGGAGAGTATCCTGTCATTAAAACAGTTGACAAACCAACCCAGCTGAATATCACTACCGCATATAAGATCCATGAAACCGGCAATAACGTAGACTCACTGGTTGAAGAAACCTTATATACCGGTTTACAGAAACATTTACCAGCCGGAACTAGTTACAAGGTATTCAGCAGTAAATACAAACAAAGCTCTCAGACGGTATTGCCGACCATTTCAGATGATCTGAAAAAAGGTGCTACAAAGGCTACTGTACTGGCGCTTATTGTCATCTGTTTCTACATCTTTATCCGCTTCCGCGACTGGCGTTATTCTGTGGGTACTATCGTATCACTGTTACACGACGTATTTGTAACACTGGCAGTGTTCAGCTTCCTGCGTAAGGTAGTGCCATTCCCGCTGGAAATTGATCAGCACTTCATTGCGGCGATCTTAACGGTTATTGGTTTCTCGATGAACGATACCGTTATCGTATACGACCGTATCAGGGAAGATACGAAACTGATGAAGGGGGAAAGCAAGATCAACATTATCAACAGGGCGATCAACCAAACGTTAAGCCGTACGGTGATGACGTCTCTGACAGTGTTCCTTACCATCCTTATCCTGTTTATCTTCGGTGGTGAAGTTACCAGAGGTTTTGCCTTTGCGATGCTGATTGGTGTTGTTACAGGTACTTACTCCTCTATTTTCGTAGCCGCTCCTATCCTCCTGGATCTTGGCAAAAAAGACAAGCCATTGGGTGGAGACATTGAAGACGTGAAGAAATAA
- a CDS encoding FKBP-type peptidyl-prolyl cis-trans isomerase, whose protein sequence is MRYFSPLLLIVFVFSFSSCFKNNENGCEAVAPETEAGKMKYFCDTAGIKYSQLPNGLFYEIMTAGSGASPSLESRVTVTYTGALLTGYVFDKSTAPVTFNLNGLIGGWKAGLPLIKKGGRIKLVIPSYLGYGCTAMPGLPANSVLYFDISLTDVQ, encoded by the coding sequence ATGCGTTATTTTTCACCTCTCCTACTGATCGTTTTTGTTTTTAGTTTTAGTTCCTGTTTTAAGAATAATGAAAATGGCTGTGAGGCTGTAGCTCCTGAAACGGAAGCCGGCAAGATGAAGTACTTTTGCGATACGGCGGGAATCAAGTATTCACAACTCCCCAACGGCCTGTTTTACGAGATCATGACTGCCGGGAGTGGTGCTTCGCCATCGCTGGAATCGCGTGTAACGGTGACCTATACGGGCGCTTTGCTTACCGGTTATGTATTTGACAAATCTACGGCACCTGTAACATTTAATTTAAATGGTTTGATCGGCGGCTGGAAAGCAGGTCTGCCGCTTATTAAAAAAGGCGGCCGTATAAAACTGGTGATCCCCTCCTATTTAGGGTATGGCTGTACTGCAATGCCCGGACTTCCGGCGAATAGTGTTTTGTACTTCGATATCAGCCTTACAGATGTTCAATAG
- the groL gene encoding chaperonin GroEL (60 kDa chaperone family; promotes refolding of misfolded polypeptides especially under stressful conditions; forms two stacked rings of heptamers to form a barrel-shaped 14mer; ends can be capped by GroES; misfolded proteins enter the barrel where they are refolded when GroES binds), protein MAKQIYFDIEARNKMKKGVDTLANAVKVTLGPKGRNVVIEKKFGAPAVTKDGVTVAKEIELEDAIENMGAQMVKEVASKTADIAGDGTTTATVLAQAIISEGLKMVAAGANPMDLKRGIDKAVQTIVANLATQKKDVGNNNKMIEQVATISANNDNAIGKLIAEAMQKVGKEGVITVEEAKGTDTTVDVVEGMQFDRGYISPYFVTNSEKMEADLQNPYILIYDKKISAMKDILHILEKVAQSGRPLVIISEDLEGEALATLVVNKLRGTLKVAAVKAPGFGDRRKEMLQDIAVLTAGTVISEDTGFKLENADITSLGQAASITINKDNTIIVGGKGKKNDIVARVNQIKAQIENTTSDYDKEKLQERLAKLGGGVAVLYVGAATEVEMKEKKDRVDDALHATRAAVEEGIVPGGGVAYIRAVSALDKLKGVNADETTGISIVRRAVEEPLRQIVANCGLEGSIIIQGIREGEGDYGFNARTETFEYLFKAGVIDPTKVSRVALENAASIAGMLLTTECVVADKPKPEAGHSHAAAPDMGGMGY, encoded by the coding sequence ATGGCTAAGCAAATATACTTCGACATCGAAGCAAGAAATAAAATGAAAAAGGGTGTTGACACCCTGGCGAATGCGGTTAAGGTTACCTTAGGACCTAAAGGCCGTAACGTAGTAATCGAGAAAAAATTCGGCGCTCCTGCCGTTACTAAAGATGGTGTTACCGTAGCAAAAGAAATTGAGCTGGAAGACGCTATCGAGAACATGGGCGCTCAAATGGTGAAAGAAGTAGCTTCCAAAACTGCAGATATTGCAGGTGACGGTACTACTACTGCAACCGTACTGGCTCAGGCTATCATCAGCGAAGGTCTGAAAATGGTAGCTGCAGGTGCTAACCCAATGGATCTGAAACGCGGTATCGACAAAGCGGTTCAAACTATTGTAGCTAACCTGGCCACTCAGAAAAAAGATGTTGGCAACAACAACAAAATGATAGAGCAGGTTGCCACTATTTCTGCCAACAACGACAACGCGATCGGCAAACTGATTGCTGAAGCCATGCAGAAAGTAGGTAAAGAAGGCGTTATCACTGTTGAAGAAGCAAAAGGTACCGATACTACCGTTGACGTAGTAGAAGGTATGCAATTCGACCGTGGTTATATCTCTCCTTATTTCGTTACCAACAGCGAAAAAATGGAAGCCGACCTGCAGAACCCTTACATCCTGATCTACGACAAGAAGATCAGCGCTATGAAAGATATCCTGCACATCCTGGAGAAAGTGGCACAAAGCGGCCGTCCCCTGGTTATCATTTCTGAAGACCTGGAAGGTGAAGCACTGGCTACCCTGGTAGTAAACAAATTACGTGGTACCCTGAAAGTAGCTGCTGTGAAAGCGCCTGGTTTCGGTGACCGTCGTAAAGAAATGTTACAGGATATCGCGGTATTGACTGCTGGTACTGTAATCAGCGAAGACACTGGCTTCAAACTGGAAAACGCCGACATCACTTCTTTAGGTCAGGCTGCTTCTATCACTATCAACAAAGACAACACGATCATCGTTGGTGGTAAAGGCAAGAAAAACGATATCGTTGCCCGCGTAAACCAAATCAAAGCTCAGATCGAGAACACTACATCTGACTACGATAAAGAAAAATTACAGGAGCGTCTGGCTAAGTTAGGCGGTGGTGTGGCTGTACTGTATGTAGGTGCTGCTACTGAAGTGGAAATGAAAGAGAAGAAAGACCGTGTTGACGACGCTTTACATGCCACAAGAGCTGCTGTAGAAGAAGGTATCGTTCCTGGTGGTGGTGTTGCTTATATCCGTGCGGTATCTGCTTTAGACAAACTGAAAGGTGTAAATGCCGACGAAACAACCGGTATCTCTATCGTACGCCGTGCTGTAGAGGAGCCTTTACGTCAGATCGTAGCCAACTGCGGCCTGGAAGGTTCTATCATCATCCAGGGTATCAGGGAAGGTGAAGGTGACTATGGCTTCAATGCCCGCACTGAAACCTTCGAATACCTGTTCAAAGCGGGTGTGATCGATCCTACCAAAGTTAGCCGTGTAGCATTGGAAAACGCTGCTTCTATCGCTGGTATGCTGTTGACCACTGAATGTGTGGTTGCCGACAAACCAAAACCGGAAGCTGGCCATAGCCATGCTGCTGCTCCTGATATGGGCGGTATGGGGTATTAA
- a CDS encoding co-chaperone GroES, translating to MAKKPNSVTPLHDRVIVKPAPAEEKTAGGIIIPDTAKEKPQRGTVIAAGPGKKDEPVTVKAGDTVLYGKYAGTEISIEGADYLIMRESDILAIV from the coding sequence ATGGCCAAGAAACCAAATAGTGTTACCCCACTTCATGACAGGGTGATCGTAAAACCAGCACCTGCCGAAGAAAAGACTGCAGGTGGTATCATTATTCCTGACACCGCTAAAGAAAAACCACAACGCGGCACAGTAATCGCTGCCGGCCCCGGTAAAAAAGACGAGCCTGTAACCGTAAAAGCAGGTGACACTGTCTTATATGGTAAATATGCCGGTACTGAGATCTCTATTGAAGGTGCCGACTACCTGATCATGCGTGAGAGTGATATTCTCGCTATCGTTTAA
- the nusB gene encoding transcription antitermination factor NusB — MISRRNIRVKVMQLIYSLEQMDDKTDKTDPVKALSKQLDLTRELFVYLLHFITQVAQYAELDSKYRASKHLPSKEDLNVNTKIAGNELLWKVLESASYRKALEINMPSGIDSVEWVRKMYTSLVDSDIYQEYIQQPSREPKKEKEIILFIFTDLMLPNEEFLSFVEENFPNWDDDAEMMMQLMTSYLQKPASYDLQDMLGAEKWQFARSLLTTVLNKKDYLTDLIKPKLKNWDAERIAILDMILMQMGIAEFLYFETIPPKVTINECIDLAKAYSTPQSGQFVNGILDSIHKELVAENKIHKIDFNKQKAG; from the coding sequence ATGATTAGCAGAAGAAATATACGGGTTAAAGTGATGCAATTGATCTATTCTCTTGAACAGATGGATGATAAAACCGATAAAACCGACCCCGTAAAAGCTTTGTCCAAACAGCTGGATCTTACTCGTGAGTTATTTGTTTATCTGCTGCATTTTATTACCCAGGTTGCCCAATACGCTGAACTCGACTCCAAATACAGGGCCTCCAAACACCTGCCAAGCAAAGAAGATCTTAACGTTAACACCAAGATAGCAGGTAATGAACTGTTGTGGAAAGTGCTCGAAAGCGCTTCCTACCGTAAAGCGCTTGAAATAAACATGCCTTCCGGCATCGACAGTGTGGAATGGGTTCGTAAAATGTACACCAGCCTCGTTGATTCCGATATCTACCAGGAATATATTCAGCAGCCTTCCCGTGAGCCAAAAAAAGAGAAAGAGATCATCCTCTTCATCTTTACCGATCTCATGCTGCCCAATGAAGAATTTCTATCGTTTGTAGAAGAAAACTTTCCCAACTGGGATGATGATGCGGAAATGATGATGCAATTAATGACCAGCTACCTGCAAAAGCCCGCCAGCTACGACCTGCAGGATATGCTGGGCGCAGAAAAATGGCAGTTTGCCCGTTCCCTGCTCACCACCGTTCTTAATAAAAAAGACTACCTCACTGATCTTATCAAACCCAAACTTAAGAACTGGGATGCCGAGAGAATTGCGATTCTCGACATGATCCTGATGCAAATGGGTATTGCCGAATTCCTGTATTTCGAGACCATCCCTCCCAAAGTAACCATCAACGAATGTATCGATCTCGCCAAAGCTTACAGTACGCCTCAAAGCGGACAGTTTGTAAACGGTATCCTCGACAGCATTCATAAGGAACTGGTAGCCGAAAACAAGATCCATAAGATTGACTTCAATAAACAAAAAGCCGGATAA
- a CDS encoding DUF1573 domain-containing protein: MKYMALLLLVAAMAACNNNSTTKLKAEELSKVQADTARYTTIAWVDSIHQNIGTLTIGEKVEIKYRVKNTGQYPLILTNVVASCGCTVPSYTKEPIAPGAEGVITASFDSNRSPHPGEFRKTVGVTANTKPAAFTELVFSGLLKEAK; encoded by the coding sequence ATGAAATACATGGCTCTTTTACTGCTGGTTGCTGCCATGGCCGCCTGCAATAACAATTCCACCACTAAGCTGAAGGCCGAAGAACTAAGCAAGGTACAGGCCGATACTGCCCGCTACACAACAATAGCCTGGGTCGATTCCATTCATCAGAACATCGGCACCCTTACCATAGGCGAGAAGGTGGAGATCAAATACCGTGTTAAAAATACAGGCCAATACCCGCTGATCCTCACCAATGTGGTGGCCAGCTGCGGTTGTACCGTGCCGTCGTATACAAAAGAACCGATAGCGCCTGGCGCAGAAGGCGTTATTACAGCTTCGTTCGACAGTAACAGGTCGCCACACCCTGGTGAATTCAGAAAAACGGTGGGCGTTACCGCCAATACAAAACCTGCTGCATTTACTGAACTCGTATTTTCCGGCCTGCTCAAAGAAGCGAAATAG
- the yajC gene encoding preprotein translocase subunit YajC: protein MTYSLLLAAPQGQQGGGASFQLIMMGAIILVFWLFMIRPQAKKAKEQKKFIDNLQKGDKIVTIAGIHGKIEKVNEDNTLQLEVSPGSYIKIEKSAISQDWTAALNKAAAGATAVK from the coding sequence ATGACGTATTCTTTATTATTGGCTGCGCCACAGGGACAACAGGGAGGCGGTGCTTCTTTTCAATTGATTATGATGGGCGCCATTATTCTGGTATTCTGGCTGTTCATGATCCGTCCGCAAGCTAAAAAAGCAAAAGAACAAAAGAAATTTATCGATAACCTGCAAAAAGGTGACAAAATAGTAACCATCGCCGGCATTCACGGTAAGATCGAAAAAGTAAACGAAGACAATACTTTACAACTCGAAGTGAGCCCTGGTAGCTATATCAAGATCGAAAAATCTGCTATCAGCCAGGATTGGACTGCAGCCCTGAACAAAGCGGCAGCAGGCGCTACTGCAGTAAAATAA
- the coaE gene encoding dephospho-CoA kinase (Dephospho-CoA kinase (CoaE) performs the final step in coenzyme A biosynthesis.) — MIRVGLTGGIGSGKSMVARIFKVLGIPVFDADATTKNIMATDKELQQRLMEVFGPKIFANGVLDRKLLASIVFPDPFKLEQLNALVHPAAIAAAAKWMQQQTAPYAIKEAALFFEAGSAGDLDYVIGVTAPKALRIKRVMDRDNVSRMEVLTRMSRQIDDDIKMRLCDFVIMNDEQQPLINQVLSIHEKLIGLEQHK, encoded by the coding sequence ATGATACGGGTAGGTTTAACAGGAGGCATCGGCAGCGGAAAAAGTATGGTAGCCCGCATCTTCAAGGTACTGGGTATCCCAGTCTTTGACGCTGATGCAACCACCAAAAACATAATGGCCACCGACAAAGAGCTGCAACAGCGGTTGATGGAGGTGTTTGGACCAAAGATCTTTGCGAACGGCGTATTGGACAGGAAACTACTGGCCTCTATCGTTTTCCCCGATCCCTTTAAGCTGGAACAGCTCAACGCCCTGGTACATCCTGCAGCGATTGCCGCGGCCGCTAAATGGATGCAGCAGCAAACTGCTCCCTATGCCATCAAAGAAGCAGCCTTGTTCTTTGAAGCAGGCTCCGCCGGTGACCTGGATTATGTTATTGGAGTAACCGCCCCTAAAGCTTTACGTATCAAACGTGTCATGGATCGCGACAACGTGAGCAGGATGGAAGTGCTTACCCGCATGAGCCGCCAGATCGATGACGACATCAAAATGCGCCTCTGCGATTTTGTAATAATGAACGATGAACAACAACCCCTGATCAACCAGGTATTGTCCATTCACGAAAAACTGATCGGTCTTGAACAACATAAATAG